One part of the Arcanobacterium phocisimile genome encodes these proteins:
- a CDS encoding proline--tRNA ligase yields MSELFVRTLRDDPADAEVRSHKLLVRAGYVRRAAPGIYTWLPLGLKVLRKVEAVVREEMDAAGSQEMHFPALLPREPYEATNRWEEYGPNLFRLKDRRDNDYLLAPTHEEMFTLAVKDMYSSYKDLPVSLYQIQHKYRDEARPRAGIIRTREFIMKDAYSFDIDDAGLDRSYETMRSAYQRIFERLGVPFVICSAQSGAMGGSRSEEFLAPCAIGEDTFVMSAGGYAANTEAVTTPPQSEQDFSDVPQSHVVPTPGATTIASLVEMANEVAPRADRPWEATDTLKNVVVAFVHPDGEREVVVLGVPGDREVDLKRVEASVSPAEVEMAMPEDLAKHPELVAGYIGPQVIGPNSANRQVTDEGEISGSVRYLLDPHIARGSRWISGANAVDEHVFDLVYGRDFEADGTIEAVEVREGDEAPDGSGPLTIERGIEIGHIFQLGRKYAEALGLTVLDQNGKTSVVTMGSYGIGVSRVMAALAELNSDDLGLKWPRHLAPAQVHVIATGKGEDIFGTAADFAQQVSDRGLEVLYDDRVKVSAGVKFADYELIGVPFAIVVGRGLKDGKVEVRDRRSGESFEVPVEEAMAKLDEVMANAQ; encoded by the coding sequence ATGTCTGAACTCTTTGTCCGAACCCTCCGCGACGATCCGGCCGACGCAGAGGTCCGTTCGCATAAACTCCTCGTGCGTGCCGGATACGTACGTCGCGCCGCACCAGGAATCTACACCTGGCTGCCACTCGGGCTTAAAGTCCTTCGCAAAGTCGAAGCCGTAGTCCGCGAAGAAATGGATGCTGCTGGCTCCCAGGAGATGCACTTCCCAGCCCTGCTCCCACGCGAGCCTTACGAGGCAACAAACCGCTGGGAAGAATACGGCCCGAACCTCTTCCGGTTGAAGGATCGCCGCGATAACGATTACTTGCTGGCGCCTACCCACGAAGAAATGTTCACGCTCGCGGTGAAGGACATGTACTCCTCGTACAAGGATCTTCCAGTGTCGCTGTACCAGATCCAGCACAAGTATCGTGACGAGGCGCGTCCGCGTGCAGGTATTATTCGTACCCGCGAATTTATCATGAAGGACGCCTACTCTTTTGATATTGACGACGCCGGTCTGGATCGTTCCTATGAAACCATGCGTAGCGCATATCAGCGGATTTTTGAGCGTCTGGGCGTTCCGTTCGTTATTTGTTCTGCGCAGTCGGGAGCGATGGGCGGTTCGCGCTCGGAAGAGTTCCTCGCTCCGTGCGCTATCGGTGAAGATACCTTCGTGATGTCTGCCGGTGGATACGCAGCAAATACTGAAGCTGTAACCACTCCACCCCAGTCAGAGCAGGATTTCTCGGACGTCCCACAGTCACATGTTGTGCCAACACCAGGTGCTACCACGATTGCTTCGCTCGTCGAGATGGCCAACGAGGTTGCGCCACGTGCCGATCGCCCATGGGAGGCAACCGATACGTTGAAGAACGTTGTCGTGGCTTTCGTACATCCAGATGGCGAACGCGAAGTTGTTGTTTTGGGTGTTCCAGGTGATCGCGAAGTCGATTTGAAGCGTGTGGAAGCTAGTGTTTCCCCAGCTGAAGTTGAGATGGCTATGCCAGAAGATTTAGCCAAGCATCCAGAACTCGTTGCTGGCTACATCGGCCCACAGGTGATCGGCCCGAATTCTGCTAACCGTCAAGTCACTGATGAGGGTGAGATTTCTGGCTCGGTACGCTACTTACTCGATCCGCATATTGCTCGTGGTTCGCGCTGGATTTCTGGTGCGAACGCGGTCGATGAACACGTTTTCGATTTGGTTTATGGCCGTGACTTTGAAGCTGATGGCACTATCGAAGCTGTTGAAGTTCGCGAAGGTGATGAAGCGCCAGATGGTTCTGGTCCGCTCACCATCGAACGCGGTATCGAAATCGGCCACATCTTCCAGCTGGGTCGCAAGTACGCTGAGGCTCTCGGTCTGACCGTCTTGGATCAAAACGGCAAGACTTCCGTGGTGACAATGGGCTCTTACGGTATTGGTGTTTCGCGTGTGATGGCGGCGCTTGCCGAGCTCAATTCTGACGATCTCGGTTTGAAGTGGCCACGCCACTTGGCTCCAGCTCAGGTTCACGTGATTGCTACCGGTAAGGGCGAAGATATCTTCGGCACTGCTGCAGATTTCGCTCAGCAGGTTTCTGATCGTGGCCTTGAAGTTCTTTACGATGACCGCGTGAAGGTTTCGGCTGGCGTGAAGTTTGCTGACTACGAACTCATCGGTGTTCCGTTCGCTATCGTGGTTGGTCGCGGTTTGAAGGACGGCAAGGTTGAAGTTCGTGATCGCCGTAGTGGCGAGAGCTTCGAAGTTCCTGTCGAAGAAGCAATGGCAAAGCTCGATGAAGTGATGGCCAACGCTCAGTAG
- the rimP gene encoding ribosome maturation factor RimP yields the protein MVDNVSAHIAQLLDPVVKDAGLWLETVRVVGAGKHTVVRVTVDLPAGPGGVDSTQLTDVSRAISAVLDEHDPVRGAYTLEVSTPGATRELSEERHFSRAIGRKVEFQRQDSVKFIQRVVDVADGIITLDGDPGTIAVADVARAHVVIELNRAEGEN from the coding sequence ATGGTAGACAATGTTTCGGCGCATATCGCGCAACTTCTTGATCCGGTCGTGAAGGATGCTGGCCTATGGCTGGAAACCGTACGTGTCGTGGGTGCTGGAAAGCATACTGTGGTGCGAGTGACTGTAGATTTACCTGCAGGTCCTGGCGGTGTAGATTCCACGCAGCTTACGGATGTTTCGCGTGCGATTTCCGCTGTGCTTGACGAGCACGATCCGGTGCGTGGCGCCTATACCCTTGAAGTATCGACGCCGGGTGCTACTCGTGAACTTTCCGAGGAGCGTCATTTTTCCCGTGCGATTGGCCGGAAGGTTGAATTCCAGCGTCAGGATTCGGTGAAGTTTATCCAACGTGTGGTAGATGTTGCCGATGGCATCATCACTCTCGATGGTGATCCGGGTACAATTGCTGTTGCAGACGTTGCACGTGCTCACGTTGTTATTGAATTGAATCGGGCTGAGGGAGAGAACTAA
- the nusA gene encoding transcription termination factor NusA → MELSMNELRIVESELGIDLNVLLNAIEEALVHAYNRVPGAVRGARVELDRTTGKVTVWAPEVDENDEVIGEFDDTPNDFGRIATSTARSIIAQRLRDAETERVLGTFQGKKGELISGVVEGNIGSNPLSRDIFVELGENRGLLRSDEQVASEHFKHGDLIRALILDISVGTKGASIRLSRSHPDFVRQLFETEVPEIADGTVEIVSLAREAGHRTKVAVWSNDDTVGAKGALIGHNGQRVRAVTQELHGEKIDVVDYDDDIAVFIAAALSPAKVTEVEILNYDLRQARAVVPDDQASLAIGKEAQNVRLAAKLTGWSIDIRKESE, encoded by the coding sequence ATGGAACTATCGATGAATGAACTCCGAATTGTTGAATCGGAGTTAGGTATTGACCTTAATGTTCTGCTCAATGCTATTGAAGAAGCCCTCGTGCACGCCTATAACCGGGTTCCGGGCGCAGTGCGTGGAGCTCGCGTGGAGCTTGATCGCACAACTGGCAAGGTCACTGTGTGGGCTCCAGAAGTTGATGAGAACGATGAAGTCATCGGGGAGTTCGATGATACGCCGAATGATTTTGGTCGTATTGCTACTTCGACTGCCCGTTCGATTATTGCTCAGCGTCTGCGTGATGCTGAAACTGAGCGCGTTCTGGGTACTTTCCAAGGTAAGAAGGGCGAACTTATTTCCGGTGTTGTTGAAGGCAACATTGGTTCTAATCCGCTTTCGCGAGATATTTTTGTTGAGCTTGGCGAAAACCGTGGCTTGTTGCGGTCTGATGAGCAGGTCGCTTCGGAACATTTCAAGCATGGTGATTTGATTCGTGCGCTGATCCTCGATATTTCTGTCGGTACTAAGGGCGCATCTATTCGCTTGTCACGTTCCCATCCAGATTTCGTTCGCCAGTTGTTCGAGACTGAAGTTCCAGAGATCGCAGATGGCACTGTCGAGATTGTTTCGTTGGCTCGTGAGGCTGGCCACCGTACGAAGGTTGCGGTGTGGAGTAATGACGATACGGTTGGGGCTAAGGGCGCGTTGATTGGTCACAACGGCCAGCGTGTTCGCGCGGTAACCCAAGAGCTTCATGGCGAAAAGATTGATGTTGTTGATTACGACGACGATATTGCGGTCTTCATTGCAGCAGCACTTTCGCCGGCGAAGGTTACTGAGGTTGAGATTCTTAACTATGATTTGCGTCAAGCGCGTGCAGTGGTCCCTGATGATCAGGCGTCGTTGGCTATTGGTAAGGAAGCGCAGAATGTGCGTCTTGCTGCGAAACTGACCGGTTGGT